Proteins from a single region of Pungitius pungitius chromosome 4, fPunPun2.1, whole genome shotgun sequence:
- the chrna5 gene encoding neuronal acetylcholine receptor subunit alpha-5: MLRAGGAATSLALLLLLPLLCCCHMCHSLRVPKLSSFAKAEDKLFKFLFGNYQKWVRPVEYLNQTISVKFGLAISQLVDVDEKNQQMTTNVWMKQEWIDRKLRWNPDDYLGITTIRVPSNRIWLPDVVLYDNSDGRFEATVTKAVVKYNGTISWTPPANYKSACTIDVTFFPFDLQNCSMKFGSWTYDGSQVDITLEEFHVDKKDYFDNGEWEIVKATGSRGLRTDSSSTYPTITYFFIIRRLPLFYTLFLIIPCIGLSFLTILVFYLPSNGGEKISLCTSVLVSLTVFLLVIEEIIPSSSKAIPLIGEYLVFTMIFVTLSIVITVFAINIHHRSSSTHHNMAPWVRRIFLHRLPKLLCMRSHADRYATAGVPSTGGEDRGGRMKDSAPELTSLLYTKHNLQAALESIRYITMHVVKENKVREVVQDWKFVAQVLDRVFLWAFLLVSILGSALLFIPVIYKWANIIVPKHFGSTL, encoded by the exons gGGTTCCGAAACTCTCCTCCTTTGCAAAAGCAGAAGACAAGCTCTTCAAATTCCTCTTTGGAAACTACCAGAAGTGGGTCCGTCCAGTGGAGTACCTAAACCAGACCATCAGTGTGAAGTTTGGACTTGCCATATCCCAGTTAGTTGATGTG GATGAGAAAAATCAACAGATGACAACCAATGTGTGGATGAAACAG GAGTGGATCGACCGGAAACTCAGATGGAACCCTGACGATTATCTGGGCATCACAACAATCCGAGTCCCTTCCAACCGGATCTGGCTCCCTGACGTTGTGCTGTACGATAA TTCAGATGGGCGTTTTGAGGCTACGGTCACCAAGGCGGTCGTTAAGTACAACGGAACCATATCATGGACACCACCGGCAAATTACAAGTCAGCCTGCACCATCGATGTCACCTTCTTCCCTTTTGATCTGCAAAACTGTTCAATGAAGTTTGGCTCATGGACATACGATGGCTCCCAG GTGGACATAACTCTGGAGGAATTCCATGTGGACAAGAAGGACTATTTTGACAACGGTGAATGGGAGATTGTGAAGGCCACAGGCAGCCGTGGTCTAAGGACagacagcagctccacataTCCCACTATCACCTACTTCTTCATCATCCGCAGGTTGCCTCTTTTCTACACGCTCTTCCTCATCATCCCCTGCATTGGCCTCTCCTTCCTTACAATCCTCGTCTTCTATCTGCCTTCCAACGGGGGCGAGAAGATCTCTCTCTGCACCTCAGTCCTGGTGTCTCTCACAGTTTTCCTCCTGGTCATCGAGGAGATCATCCCTTCCTCTTCGAAGGCTATCCCTCTGATCGGGGAGTACCTGGTCTTTACTATGATCTTTGTCACGCTTTCCATCGTCATCACCGTCTTTGCCATCAACATCCACCATCGCTCCTCTTCTACACATCACAACATGGCACCCTGGGTGAGGAGGATCTTCCTGCACCGCCTGCCCAAGCTGCTGTGCATGCGCAGTCACGCCGACCGTTACGCAACAGCCGGAGTACCAAGCACGGGGGGAGAAGACAGAGGGGGCAGGATGAAGGACTCAGCACCTGAACTGACTTCTCTGCTCTACACCAAACACAACCTGCAAGCAGCTTTAGAATCCATTCGCTACATAACCATGCATGTGGTTAAAGAAAACAAGGTCAGAGAG GTGGTTCAAGACTGGAAATTTGTAGCACAAGTCCTGGACCGAGTGTTTCTTTGGGCCTTCCTCCTGGTGTCGATCCTTGGCTctgctctcctcttcatcccggTTATCTACAAATGGGCCAACATCATTGTCCCAAAGCATTTTGGAAGTACCCTCTAA
- the LOC119227129 gene encoding UDP-glucuronosyltransferase 2C1-like → MPPHRYATSLLLISIILLSRRICHGRKILIFPLEGSHWVNMDIMVKALHSRGHSVDVVRTDKSWYIQEDSPHYKTITVPVTEAFNPDFINPILKKIIDIERGESSIWSFASLQAEMFSAMFNVHRMMCKMATDMFEDKDLMKTLKDRKYDLVLTDPAWGAGILLAHALRLPLVYNVRWITSGEGHMAIAPSPLSYIPLTGSGLSDKMTFNQRVKNYLFSLIWLAQDVFLVRPQYQAFCAKFFSPEVRYIDLLHGADLWLMRVNFVFEFPRPTMPNVVYMGGFQCKPAEPLPEHFEEFVQSSGEHGVIIMSLGTFVSELPADISNEMAAAFAKLPQKVIWRHKGVRPATLGNNTLLVDWMPQKDLLGHPKIKLFVAHGGTNGVQEAIYHGVPVVGLPLFYDQYDNLLRLQERGAAKILSLATVDKGNNLLNAIQEVLNDPSYRKNMQRLSRLHRDQPMKPLDTALFWIEFVMRHKGAAHLRTESYRMPWYSYHSVDVMLFLLTIAVVALLFVAWLLWSCFRLCCKIKVKLD, encoded by the coding sequence ATGCCCCCCCACAGATATGCAACTTCTCTTCTCCTCATATCTATCATACTGTTGTCACGGAGAATATGCCACGGACGAAAGATTTTGATTTTTCCTTTAGAGGGAAGCCACTGGGTCAACATGGACATCATGGTCAAAGCTCTCCACTCTCGAGGACACTCTGTTGATGTGGTCCGAACCGATAAGAGCTGGTACATCCAGGAGGACTCCCCGCATTACAAGACAATCACAGTTCCTGTTACCGAAGCATTTAATCCTGACTTCATCAACCCGATCCTGAAAAAGATCATTGACATAGAAAGAGGGGAGAGCTCGATTTGGAGCTTTGCGAGTTTGCAGGCTGAGATGTTTTCTGCAATGTTCAACGTGCATAGAATGATGTGCAAAATGGCCACTGACATGTTTGAAGATAAGGACTTAATGAAGACTTTAAAGGACAGAAAATATGATCTGGTCTTAACCGATCCTGCGTGGGGAGCAGGAATATTGTTGGCTCATGCTCTTAGGCTGCCTCTGGTCTACAATGTGCGGTGGATAACTAGCGGAGAGGGACATATGGCAATTGCACCTTCTCCCTTATCTTACATCCCATTGACCGGCTCTGGACTATCCGACAAAATGACTTTCAATCAAAGGGTTAAAAATTACCTCTTCTCTCTCATTTGGTTAGCTCAAGATGTATTTCTCGTTCGTCCACAGTATCAAGCTTTTTGTGCCAAGTTCTTTAGCCCAGAGGTCAGATATATTGACTTACTGCACGGGGCAGACCTGTGGCTGATGAGAGTGAACTTTGTGTTTGAGTTCCCTCGGCCCACCATGCCTAATGTTGTCTACATGGGAGGCTTCCAGTGTAAACCTGCCGAACCTCTCCCTGAACACTTTGAGGAGTTTGTACAGAGTTCTGGAGAACACGGGGTCATCATCATGTCTCTGGGGACTTTTGTGAGCGAGCTTCCTGCTGATATATCAAATGAGATGGCTGCAGCTTTCGCTAAATTACCTCAGAAAGTCATCTGGAGGCACAAAGGGGTCAGACCGGCCACTCTGGGGAACAACACCCTGCTTGTGGACTGGATGCCACAGAAAGACCTTTTAGGACACCCCAAGATAAAACTGTTTGTGGCTCACGGAGGAACCAACGGAGTTCAAGAAGCTATTTATCATGGAGTCCCAGTAGTAGGTCTGCCTCTGTTTTACGACCAATACGACAACCTTCTGCGCCTGCAAGAAAGAGGGGCGGCTAAGATTCTTTCTTTAGCCACGGTGGACAAAGGCAACAACTTACTGAACGCCATTCAGGAGGTGTTGAATGATCCCTCCTACAGGAAGAACATGCAGAGGCTCTCCAGGCTGCACAGAGATCAGCCCATGAAGCCGCTGGATACCGCCCTCTTCTGGATAGAGTTTGTCATGAGGCACAAAGGTGCAGCTCACCTGAGAACAGAGTCCTACAGGATGCCCTGGTACTCCTACCACTCTGTGGATGTGATGCTATTTTTACTAACAATAGCAGTGGTTGCTTTGCTATTTGTTGCTTGGTTACTGTGGTCTTGCTTTAGattgtgttgtaaaataaaagtgaaattgGACTAA